A region from the Salvia splendens isolate huo1 chromosome 15, SspV2, whole genome shotgun sequence genome encodes:
- the LOC121769475 gene encoding D-aminoacyl-tRNA deacylase, with protein MATLVVATTADPASINPAKALLAMPGWIRGPTLDGGIRSFLNGESLRLLEQDKFIIEEDDLDLRWESATGETVSELLFLSRHAAASTRPALTIHPIGVPHLKEGDVLPQGGRPGWAAPPCPRIGPWLMLLKKLAQSHNLVPEFEITLEATHHGPVTSKPAMFIEIGSTEEYWGRLDAAQVIAQLVWEGLGRGASPTVGVWSSSTEKKKVLLGLGGGHYVPRHMDIILKEGTWVGHLISGYSLPMEDPGKAKLSEDIGGTWKQAIQVAFDATKAAFPGGEILAHLDHKSFKGWQKNAITEFLSKQNIKIGKPVDFC; from the exons ATGGCGACTCTAGTGGTGGCGACAACCGCCGATCCggcgtcgatcaatccggcaaAAGCCCTTCTGGCAATGCCCGGGTGGATTCGTGGCCCCACCCTCGATGGCGGCATCAGGAGCTTCCTGAACGGCGAATCCCTTCGACTGTTGGAACAAGACAAATTCATCATCGAAGAAGACGACCTCGACTTGCGGTGGGAATCCGCCACCGGTGAGACTGTCTCCGAGCTCCTCTTTCTCTCCCGCCACGCCGCCGCCTCCACCCGCCCTGCTCTCACCATCCACCCTATCG GGGTTCCTCATTTGAAGGAAGGAGATGTTCTTCCCCAAGGGGGAAGGCCGGGATGGGCTGCGCCGCCTTGTCCCCGTATAGGGCCTTGGCTCATGCTTTTGAAGAAGCTTGCTCAATCCCACAACTTAGTACCTGAATTTGAG ATTACATTGGAAGCTACTCATCATGGACCTGTAACATCTAAGCCAGCTATGTTCATTGAGATag GTAGCACGGAAGAATACTGGGGAAGATTGGATGCTGCTCAAGTTATTGCTCAA TTGGTATGGGAGGGACTTGGTCGCGGAGCAAGTCCGACTGTTGGAGTTTGGAGCAG TTCGACTGAAAAGAAGAAAGTGCTGCTTGGTCTCGGAGGAGGACATTATGTACCCCGTCACATGGACATAATTCT AAAAGAGGGAACCTGGGTCGGCCACCTCATATCTGGATATTCTTTGCCAATGGAAGATCCGGGGAAGGCAAAATTAAGCGAAGATATTGGAGGGACGTGGAAACAAGCCATCCAAGTTGCTTTCGATGCTACAAAAGCAGCCTTCCCAGGTGGGGAAATCTTGGCGCATCTTGATCACAA GAGTTTCAAGGGCTGGCAAAAGAATGCCATCACAGAGTTCCTCAGCAAGCAGAATATAAAGATCGGTAAGCCCGTAGATTTCTGCTGA